CTTAATAAAGCAGCTAGTGGCGAAACAAACCCATAAGCCAGTAAAATTCCTAAAAAGGTTCCAACCATAGCATGTGCAATAAGTTCACCCAACTCGCTAGCAGGCCTATCTGCTTGTGCTAATGTGTTAATCACTCCCATAACCGCAGCCACAATCCCAAAAGCAGGTAACCCATCGCCCACACTAGAAATCGCATCTGCAGGTTTTTCTAATTCATGGGTATACGTCTCAATTTCTTCATTCATTAATGCTTCAATTTCATAAACTTCCATATTTCCGCTAATCATTAAGCGTAAATAATCAGTGATAAAATCGCATATTTGTGGATTGGCAAGAATAAGTGGATACTTTTTAAATAACTCACTCTCTTTTGGATTATCAATATCTTCTTCAATAGATAACCCCCCATTTTGACGTATCTTAGTTAAAATGGTGTACATTAAATTAATTAATGTTAAATAAAGAGTTTTATTATATTTTGATGTTTTAAATAAACTACCTAACGATTTAAGTGTAGCCATTATTGCTTTCTTTTCATTACTTACAATGAAAGCACCAATAGCTGTACCACCAATTATCAAAAACTCTAATGGTTGAAAAAGTACTGCCAAATACCCTCCACTTAGCACATAACCAACTAAAGCAGAAGCGATAACAACAATATATCCTATAATTATTAGCATTGGCTTTCCTTTATCTCTATAAAATGTAACTAAACTTTTTTAATTAATTGCTTATCTAAACCGTTACCTGATTTGCGGTGACTAAGTTGAATGCACTAGGTA
This Gilliamella sp. ESL0443 DNA region includes the following protein-coding sequences:
- the motA gene encoding flagellar motor stator protein MotA, with the translated sequence MLIIIGYIVVIASALVGYVLSGGYLAVLFQPLEFLIIGGTAIGAFIVSNEKKAIMATLKSLGSLFKTSKYNKTLYLTLINLMYTILTKIRQNGGLSIEEDIDNPKESELFKKYPLILANPQICDFITDYLRLMISGNMEVYEIEALMNEEIETYTHELEKPADAISSVGDGLPAFGIVAAVMGVINTLAQADRPASELGELIAHAMVGTFLGILLAYGFVSPLAALLRQKNADTVKILECTKVILIASMHDYAPQICIEFGRKTIFSHERPSFFELEKYIQEVKDKNANPTENNE